From the Carassius gibelio isolate Cgi1373 ecotype wild population from Czech Republic chromosome B25, carGib1.2-hapl.c, whole genome shotgun sequence genome, one window contains:
- the scamp2 gene encoding secretory carrier-associated membrane protein 2: protein MSGFDSNPFEDPVDVNPFQDPSVTQVTSSGIDHIDNFSPFPEGHTVTGSTIPASSGPSQPAVLQPSVEPSPQATAAAAQASLHKQQEELEKKAAELERREQELQNRGGQTGKQNNWPPLPKFFPIKPCFYQDFSEEIPQEHQRLCKMIYYLWMWQCVTLFLNVLACLAEFTTNSDAGVDFGLSILWFILFAPCSFLCWFRPVYKAFRSDSSFNFFFFFFIFLAQIAVSVIQSVGIPRWGNSGWISAIEEIGKNKAVGVIMMVVAAFFTATAALSIILLKMVHSHYRRTGASFQKAQQEFSQGVITNRTFQTAAASAATTAAQSSLQRN, encoded by the exons ATGTCGGGATTTGACTCCAACCCGTTTGAAGATCCAGTCGACGTCAATCCCTTCCAG GATCCGTCTGTCACGCAGGTGACCAGCTCTGGAATCGATCACATTGACAACTTCAGTCCGTTTCCTGAAGGCCACACCGTGACG GGAAGCACCATCCCGGCCTCCAGCGGCCCGTCTCAGCCCGCCGTCCTGCAGCCGTCAGTGGAGCCCAGTCCACAG GCCACGGCTGCAGCTGCGCAGGCCAGTCTGCACAAACAGCAGGAGGAGCTGGAGAAGAAAGCTGCAGAGCTGGAGCGACGAGAACAAGAGCTGCAGAACAGAGGCGGGCAGACAG GCAAACAGAACAACTGGCCTCCTCTTCCCAAATTCTTTCCCATCAAGCCTTGCTTCTACCAGGACTTCTCTGAGGAGATCCCGCAGGAACATCAGAGACTCTGCAAAATGATCTATTACCTGTGGATGT ggcaGTGTGTGACGCTGTTTCTGAATGTTCTGGCTTGTCTAGCTGAGTTCACCACTAACTCAGATGCAGGCGTGGACTTTGGCCTGTCCATCCTCTGGTTCATACTGTTCGCTCCCTGCTCCTTCCTCTGCTGGTTCAGACCGGTCTATAAAGCCTTCAG GTCCGACAGCTCCTtcaatttcttcttcttcttcttcattttctTGGCTCAGATCGCCGTGTCTGTGATTCAGAGCGTTGGCATTCCTCGATGGGGCAACAG CGGCTGGATTAGTGCCATAGAAGAGATTGGCAAAAACAAAGCGGTGGGTGTCATCATGATGGTGGTGGCGGCCTTCTTCACTGCCACTGCTGCGCTGTCGATTATTTTACTGAAAATG GTTCATTCCCACTACCGTCGCACCGGCGCCAGTTTCCAGAAGGCACAGCAGGAATTCTCCCAAGGTGTCATCACGAACCGCACCTTCCAGACCGCAGCCGCCAGCGCAGCCACCACAGCCGCCCAAAGCTCTCTGCAGAGGAACTAG